From the Lolium rigidum isolate FL_2022 chromosome 2, APGP_CSIRO_Lrig_0.1, whole genome shotgun sequence genome, one window contains:
- the LOC124687658 gene encoding CBS domain-containing protein CBSX5-like, with protein sequence MASSILSHVVSDLCIGKPAVRVLPQSTPIAAALATLRAGADPFVFVFVDAASSDAKKTATAVSVVKVSVAEILCYVCGDSGNLGDPAAALSRPVSMITAAVGDHGVTRRVDPQTSLLDAIDVLLANNSHSLVVPLHARAGRKKHHHHHVPSASSTYCVLTQQDIVRHLFGSISLFSPVAALTIASLGLIHRDVHAVHVDDDALDAIPLLQTSIGSGTAVAVVADDNALVGEICPGVLSSCDVESVSAAFAALSAGDVMTYIDCYFSPPEFLLRSVRARLTEKGLHAMRDIMDAAYTTDAAALSSSTSSSDEESPLARSGRARRMSSGTGSFRWRSTEDVAACHAGNSLVAVMAQALAHRVGHVWVVEEVTGALVGVVSCADVLAVLRNHLRPECYSDEL encoded by the exons ATGGCGTCGAGCATTCTGTCCCACGTCGTCTCCGACCTCTGCATCGGCAAGCCGGCGGTGCGTGTTCTGCCGCAGTCGACTCCCATCGCGGCCGCGCTCGCCACGCTCCGCGCCGGCGCCGAccccttcgtcttcgtcttcgtggacGCCGCGTCCTCGGACGCGAAGAAGACGGCCACGGCCGTGTCCGTCGTCAAGGTCAGCGTCGCCGAGATTCTGTGCTATGTCTGCGGCGACAGCGGTAACCTCGGCGACCCCGCCGCCGCGCTCAGCCGGCCCGTTTCCATGATCACGGCCGCGGTTGGTGACCACGGCGTCACTCGCCGAGTAGACCCACAGACAAG CcttctcgacgccatcgacgtgcTACTGGCCAACAACTCGCACAGCCTGGTCGTCCCGCTCCACGCACGCGCCGGCCGCAAgaagcaccaccatcaccacgtcCCTTCCGCCTCCTCTACCTACTGCGTGCTGACGCAGCAGGACATCGTTCGCCACCTCTTCGGCTCCATCAGCCTCTTCTCCCCGGTCGCCGCGCTCACCATCGCCTCCCTCGGCCTCATCCACCGGGACGTGCACGCCGTCCACGTCGACGACGACGCGCTCGACGCCATCCCGCTCCTACAGACATCCATCGGTTCAGGCACCGCCGTGGCCGTCGTCGCCGACGACAACGCGCTGGTCGGGGAGATCTGCCCGGGCGTGCTCAGCTCGTGCGACGTCGAGTCCGTgtccgccgccttcgccgcgctCTCCGCCGGCGACGTCATGACGTACATCGACTGCTACTTCTCGCCGCCCGAGTTCCTGCTTCGCTCCGTCAGAGCCCGGCTCACGGAAAAAGGGCTCCACGCCATGCGCGACATCATGGACGCCGCTTACACGACGGACGCTGCCGCTCTGTCCTCGTCGACGTCGTCATCTGACGAGGAGTCGCCGCTGGCGCGTTCCGGACGCGCGAGGAGGATGTCGTCGGGAACGGGAAGCTTCCGGTGGCGGTCGACGGAGGACGTGGCGGCCTGCCATGCTGGGAACTCGCTGGTGGCTGTCATGGCCCAGGCGCTCGCGCACCGGGTCGGCCACGTCTGGGTCGTCGAAGAGGTCACTGGTGCGCTAGTCGGAGTGGTGAGCTGCGCTGATGTGCTTGCTGTGCTCCGGAACCATCTCCGTCCGGAATGCTATTCAGATGAGTTGTGA